The proteins below come from a single Rhodococcus sp. WMMA185 genomic window:
- a CDS encoding class I SAM-dependent methyltransferase — MRTEGDTWSIVDSVGLTALGVAAFRAFESIGPDALIQDEFAPWFVAASGEPHVIALLKDPASLADMPFAGFMGMRTKFFDDFFLSAAALGVRQAVILAAGLDARAYRLDWPPGTTVFEVDQPKVLEFKGEVLAEHDARPKADRRPVAVDLRDDWPAALEAAGFDRSQPAAWSVEGLLPYLPGSAHDALFARIDELSPPGSHLAVDAFGGGGDMQRFAALREKFLDKSMFGDNNPFGDVDVFDLFYSDERADPPGWLVEHGWSVEGASSLDLAEKYGRPAPEIPEELADLADLATRVSWVTAVK; from the coding sequence ATGCGAACCGAGGGAGACACATGGAGCATCGTCGATAGCGTCGGGTTGACCGCTCTGGGGGTTGCGGCATTCCGGGCTTTCGAGTCGATCGGACCGGATGCGTTGATCCAGGACGAGTTCGCGCCGTGGTTCGTCGCGGCGTCGGGTGAACCGCATGTCATCGCGTTGTTGAAAGACCCAGCGTCACTGGCGGATATGCCCTTTGCCGGGTTCATGGGTATGCGGACGAAGTTCTTCGACGATTTCTTCCTCTCTGCGGCGGCGTTGGGGGTGAGGCAGGCGGTCATTCTGGCAGCCGGGCTCGATGCGCGCGCGTACCGCCTTGACTGGCCGCCGGGTACAACGGTGTTCGAAGTGGATCAACCGAAGGTCCTCGAGTTCAAGGGCGAGGTCCTCGCCGAGCACGATGCCCGGCCGAAGGCGGATCGCCGGCCGGTGGCGGTCGATCTGCGGGACGACTGGCCCGCCGCCCTCGAGGCCGCGGGTTTCGACCGCAGCCAGCCTGCGGCGTGGTCGGTGGAAGGTCTGCTTCCGTATCTTCCGGGCAGTGCGCACGACGCGTTGTTCGCCAGGATCGATGAACTCTCCCCTCCGGGTAGCCACCTCGCCGTGGACGCCTTCGGGGGAGGCGGCGACATGCAGCGCTTCGCCGCACTGCGCGAGAAGTTCCTCGACAAGAGCATGTTCGGTGACAACAATCCATTCGGCGACGTGGACGTATTCGATTTGTTCTACTCGGACGAACGGGCTGATCCGCCCGGCTGGTTGGTCGAGCACGGATGGTCGGTAGAGGGGGCGAGTTCGCTCGACTTGGCTGAGAAGTACGGCAGACCGGCCCCGGAGATTCCCGAGGAACTCGCAGACCTGGCAGACCTGGCGACGCGGGTTAGCTGGGTTACAGCTGTCAAGTAG
- a CDS encoding class I SAM-dependent methyltransferase, translating to MRSGGDAWSIVDSVGLTALAVAALRAAESSGPDALIRDEFALCFVEATGEPNFIGLLNDPASLRHMPIAGFMRVRTKFFDDFFLSAAALGVRQAVILAAGLDARAYRLDWPPGTTVFEVDQPKVLEFKGEVLAEHDARPKADRRPVAVDLRDDWPAALEAAGFDRSQPAAWSVEGLLPYLPGSAHDALFARIDELSPPGSHLAVDNFGDSSTAQRFAAIGDRFFDSSLFDGNDVSELFYSDERAHPPTWLSEHGWSVQSASSLDLAERYASPFPELPAELGDLPKQTAWVTAVKR from the coding sequence ATGAGGTCTGGCGGAGATGCGTGGAGCATCGTCGACAGTGTGGGGTTGACCGCGCTGGCAGTTGCGGCTCTTCGCGCCGCGGAGTCGAGCGGACCCGATGCGCTGATTCGAGACGAGTTTGCGCTGTGTTTCGTCGAAGCAACCGGTGAACCGAACTTCATTGGGTTGTTGAACGACCCGGCGTCGCTGCGGCACATGCCCATTGCCGGGTTCATGCGCGTGCGGACGAAGTTCTTCGACGATTTCTTCCTCTCTGCGGCGGCGTTGGGGGTGAGGCAGGCGGTCATTCTGGCAGCCGGGCTCGATGCGCGCGCGTATCGCCTTGACTGGCCGCCGGGTACAACGGTGTTCGAAGTGGATCAACCGAAGGTCCTCGAGTTCAAGGGCGAGGTCCTCGCCGAGCACGATGCCCGGCCGAAGGCGGATCGCCGGCCGGTGGCGGTCGATCTGCGGGACGACTGGCCCGCCGCCCTCGAGGCCGCGGGTTTCGACCGCAGCCAGCCTGCGGCGTGGTCGGTGGAAGGTCTGCTTCCGTATCTTCCGGGCAGTGCGCACGACGCGTTGTTCGCCAGGATCGATGAACTCTCCCCTCCGGGTAGCCACCTCGCCGTGGACAACTTCGGCGACAGCAGCACCGCACAGCGCTTTGCGGCGATAGGGGACAGGTTCTTCGACAGCAGCCTGTTCGACGGCAACGACGTGTCGGAGTTGTTCTACTCGGACGAACGGGCGCATCCACCCACATGGTTGAGCGAGCACGGATGGTCGGTGCAGAGTGCGAGTTCCCTTGACCTGGCGGAGAGATACGCCAGTCCGTTTCCGGAGCTTCCCGCGGAACTAGGCGACTTGCCGAAGCAAACGGCCTGGGTGACGGCGGTGAAACGGTGA
- a CDS encoding class I SAM-dependent methyltransferase, whose amino-acid sequence MRSDGDTWSIVDSVGLTALAVAAFRALESSEPDPLVRDDFAPWFVAAAGESHFTALLADPTSLGDIPFAGFMGLRTKFFDDSFLSAVASGVRQAVILAAGLDARAYRLDWPAGTTVFEVDQPQVLEFKAEVLAEHDARPKADRRAVPVDLRDDWPAALEAAGYDRSQPAAWSAEGLLPFLPGAAHDALFGRIDELSPPGSHLAMDNFGDSSTIRRFAAMPDKFFGTNPFGDLDVSELFYSDERAHPPTWLSEHGWSVQSASSLDLAERYDRPFPEFPGELADLSRQASWVTAVKQ is encoded by the coding sequence ATGAGGTCTGACGGAGATACGTGGAGCATCGTCGACAGTGTGGGATTGACCGCGCTGGCGGTTGCGGCCTTCCGTGCGCTCGAGTCGAGCGAACCGGATCCGTTGGTTCGGGATGACTTCGCGCCGTGGTTCGTCGCGGCGGCAGGCGAGTCGCATTTCACGGCTCTACTCGCCGACCCGACGTCGCTGGGGGATATACCCTTTGCCGGGTTCATGGGGTTACGGACGAAGTTCTTCGACGATTCCTTCCTCTCTGCCGTCGCGTCGGGGGTGAGGCAGGCAGTCATCCTGGCAGCCGGGCTCGATGCGCGCGCATATCGACTCGATTGGCCGGCCGGTACGACGGTGTTCGAGGTCGATCAACCGCAGGTCCTCGAATTCAAGGCGGAGGTCCTCGCCGAGCACGATGCCCGACCGAAAGCGGACCGGCGGGCGGTACCCGTCGATCTGCGGGACGACTGGCCCGCCGCACTCGAGGCCGCGGGCTACGACCGCAGCCAGCCCGCCGCGTGGTCAGCCGAAGGGCTCCTGCCCTTTCTTCCGGGTGCAGCCCATGATGCATTGTTCGGCCGGATCGACGAACTCTCTCCCCCGGGTAGCCACCTCGCCATGGACAACTTCGGCGACAGCAGCACCATACGGCGGTTCGCGGCGATGCCCGACAAGTTCTTCGGCACGAATCCGTTCGGCGACCTCGACGTGTCGGAGTTGTTCTACTCGGACGAACGGGCGCATCCACCCACATGGTTGAGCGAGCACGGATGGTCGGTGCAGAGTGCGAGTTCCCTTGACCTGGCGGAGAGATACGACAGGCCGTTTCCGGAGTTTCCCGGGGAGCTCGCTGACCTGTCGAGGCAGGCATCTTGGGTGACGGCGGTGAAACAGTAA
- a CDS encoding helix-turn-helix domain-containing protein, producing MPRASGHPEAIVRPMAAAQAFDVERISPREELAEFVDYHWLVRWSVSKPHQQQVVPQPRVHIAAEDGQLLVHGVSRNPFHRMLTECGHVLGTAFHAGGFRPLLKRSVSAISETVQPGRDLLSGDDRPVGNQILAGTESAEMIEVFERYLLLSHPVPDPTGREVTALVGESQCRRDIVRADQLAAHAGYSLRTLQRLFSEYVGIGPKWVIQRFRILDAAAAAHSGDPIDWSALAYELGFSDQAHLTRILTQVVGTPPAKYVRTSVTR from the coding sequence ATGCCGAGAGCGTCGGGACATCCTGAAGCGATCGTCCGCCCAATGGCCGCTGCGCAAGCTTTCGATGTCGAAAGAATTTCTCCGCGAGAGGAATTGGCCGAGTTCGTCGACTACCACTGGCTCGTCAGATGGTCGGTTTCGAAACCACATCAACAGCAAGTGGTGCCACAGCCACGAGTGCATATCGCCGCTGAGGACGGCCAACTGTTGGTGCACGGAGTTTCCCGAAATCCGTTCCATCGAATGCTGACCGAATGCGGGCACGTCCTGGGAACCGCCTTCCACGCCGGAGGATTTCGACCCCTGCTGAAGAGAAGCGTCAGTGCGATTTCGGAAACTGTGCAACCCGGACGCGACCTACTATCCGGTGATGACCGCCCGGTCGGGAACCAGATCCTGGCGGGCACCGAGAGCGCAGAGATGATCGAAGTGTTCGAGCGGTATCTTCTGCTCTCCCATCCCGTCCCCGACCCCACGGGACGGGAGGTCACGGCCTTGGTTGGTGAGTCCCAATGCCGGCGCGACATCGTCCGAGCAGATCAGCTCGCCGCGCACGCCGGCTACAGTCTGCGCACACTGCAACGGCTCTTCTCCGAGTACGTCGGCATCGGTCCGAAGTGGGTGATCCAGAGGTTCCGGATCCTCGACGCCGCAGCCGCCGCGCACTCGGGCGACCCGATCGATTGGTCAGCGCTTGCCTATGAACTGGGATTCAGCGATCAAGCCCACCTGACACGCATTTTAACTCAGGTAGTTGGAACACCACCGGCCAAGTATGTGCGTACCAGCGTCACCCGTTGA
- a CDS encoding helix-turn-helix domain-containing protein, which translates to MPNQENAEFAGREPKVPFPKPERDIDLYRRSIATLQAALPPGWTLTAGKSRSLADAPERLMVGSPNGEVASFSVIPARGVLAGDAARFADGLSNSDRGFVCARYLSEPVRRQLDARGLSYADATGNTSLSADRPAIWVRDRGADADPWRGPGRPAAQLTGDPAARVVRALADHSGQLTVPELIRLSGASTGATYRVVETLEERDLLERLPRGPIISVRWQRMLREWSSDANFWDCPTVGYFVPEGVPSFLTRLGTHSDHLYAVTGSLAAAAFAEYAPAHQVQIYADNGEALAGALDLRPVDEGANVLIATPRSAAVFERTLFRDNVRLVAPAQAFADLLAGDGRYPQEAEHLLDWLTENMTEWRTPLQTPTPS; encoded by the coding sequence GTGCCGAATCAGGAGAATGCCGAGTTCGCGGGTCGGGAACCGAAGGTGCCGTTTCCCAAGCCGGAGCGCGACATCGACCTCTACCGCAGGTCGATCGCCACACTTCAGGCCGCACTCCCCCCCGGGTGGACGTTGACGGCCGGGAAGTCACGATCCCTCGCCGATGCACCGGAACGGCTGATGGTCGGCTCCCCCAACGGTGAGGTGGCGTCTTTCTCCGTCATCCCCGCACGCGGTGTACTCGCCGGAGACGCCGCTCGCTTCGCGGACGGACTCTCGAACTCCGATCGTGGATTCGTCTGTGCTCGATACCTTTCCGAACCCGTTCGCCGTCAACTCGATGCCAGGGGCCTGTCCTATGCCGATGCGACCGGGAACACCTCGTTGTCCGCTGACCGGCCCGCGATCTGGGTGCGAGACCGCGGGGCGGACGCCGACCCTTGGCGCGGACCCGGCCGGCCGGCCGCTCAGTTGACGGGCGATCCGGCTGCACGCGTTGTGCGGGCACTAGCCGACCATTCCGGTCAATTGACCGTCCCGGAGCTCATCCGGCTGTCCGGGGCCTCCACCGGAGCAACCTATCGAGTCGTCGAGACCCTTGAAGAACGCGATCTCCTCGAACGCCTCCCCCGCGGGCCGATCATCAGTGTGCGGTGGCAACGGATGCTGCGTGAATGGAGCAGCGATGCGAACTTCTGGGACTGCCCCACGGTTGGCTACTTTGTGCCCGAGGGCGTGCCGTCGTTCCTGACAAGGCTGGGAACGCACTCCGACCATCTCTACGCCGTGACGGGCTCACTCGCGGCCGCAGCATTCGCCGAGTACGCACCGGCGCATCAGGTGCAGATCTACGCGGACAACGGAGAGGCTCTCGCCGGCGCACTCGACCTGCGCCCCGTGGACGAGGGCGCCAACGTCCTCATCGCCACTCCCAGATCGGCCGCGGTGTTCGAGCGCACCCTGTTCCGCGACAACGTACGGTTGGTCGCCCCGGCGCAGGCCTTCGCAGATCTTCTCGCGGGAGATGGTCGTTACCCGCAGGAAGCGGAGCACCTTCTCGACTGGCTGACCGAAAACATGACCGAGTGGCGAACACCACTGCAGACCCCGACGCCCTCCTAA